The DNA window TACCGTGACCAATGCGAGCGACTGTGCACAACAGCGTGATGCAACGCGCGGAACTCGATGCTCGCGCCTACGTTAGCGCTGATAGCGGCCCGGATGGGATAGAAGTTCGGACGTCGAGTGACTGACTCTCAGCGACCTGATCGCCGTTGTGCCCGTTATGCATTGGAATCCCTTATCGCGATCACCCAGTTGGGTGACCCGGACGATCCGAGTAGAACAGAATGACACAGTCCAAAGGTCATTGCAAATCGCATCGATTGCAGATGTCCTTGTGCGCGAAGGGATCTGGTGATCTTGTTCGGCATGCGGTGTGCGTGTCGGTCCGTAAGATGGGGGAGGGCGTGGCAGCGAGATCAGTTGCTGTTGCGGTAGTTTGACCGTCTCGATGGGCGAGTCAATTCGCCAGAAGGAGGGGGGCGGTGGCACTGCAGTCGGCCTCGACGGCGCGCTATGCGCTGTCATTCACCAGTGGTGCCCTCCTTATGCGTGAGGCCGTGATTGCTGCGCCGATCTACCTGCGTGAGGGTGACTGGTCCAAGGTTCGAGAGATCATCGGCGGCGACAACCTGCTGCAAGCCCGCACTGTGTCTTCCGGGTTGAGACTCGGGCGCGAAACCGTACAGCGACTCGCCGTGCTCACCGATGCCGAGATCGAGCTGTTGACCGAGGCGACGGCCACCGAGCGAGGCCACCTGCTGTGGTCGGCGGCATGCCGTCGCTATGGCCTGATCGGCGAGTTCGCCGAGGAAGTCGTGCGGGAGCGGTTCCTCATGCTGACGGTCACCCTCGACCACGGGGATTTCGATGGATTCGTGCGTGGAAAGGCTTTGTGGCATACCGAATTGGCCGAACTCAAGGACTCGACACTGCGCAAGTTGCGGGCGAACGTGTTCAAGATGCTGAGCGAGGCTGGCTTGCTATCCGACCGCGGGCACATCCTCCAGGTGGTCCTGTCTCAGCGCGTCTCCGGTGCGCTGGCGGACCGGACGCCAAGTGAACTGCGGTTCTTCCCGACGAACGACGCCCACCGGGAGAACTGACATATGACACCCAACGAGATCTCCAAGCAGGAAGAGCACCTGTTCGCGGTGCTCAGCGGTCAGCGGTTCCTCCAAATGGAGGGGCTGAGTTATGACATGCCGTTCTTCATTTACCCCTACGACCCTGAGGACGCGCTCGCGATTTCGGGGTCGAAGACGCGTATCAAGAACCGTCTCGGCAACAAGGGCGTTCATGTCCGTGAGATCAACCTCTATGACCTGTCGGTGGAGATCCTCAACGATCGCGATGTCTGGGATCGGTTGCTTGCTCTTGAACTGGAGCAGAACAAGAACGACTTCCGCGACCTGCTCCAGGGAATGCTCGACCCGCAAGGGCACATCGCACCGGCCATCCGCGCAAAGCTGGCTGAGAGTGAGTTCGACATCCTTTTCCTCACCGGCATCGGCGAGGTCTTTCCGTACATCCGATCACACAACGTGCTGAACAACTTACAGAGCGTGGTGTCCGGCAAGCCGATGCTTGTGTTCTTTCCCGGCCGATACGAACAGTCCGACACCTTGGGGTCGTCGCTCGTGCTGTTCGGGCGACTCAAAGACGACCAGTACTACCGAGCCAAGAACATCTTGGATCAGGAGGCTTGACTCGATGAACCTCAACGCGATCTTCGCCAAGGACGTCCAGCGCTCCATTGAGGGTGTCATCAAGGCTGACGATGCCGCGCACTTGGGGACCGAGGTCGACGAGTACGTCCTGACGAACGAGGCAGCGAAGGGACTCGAGCAGCTGCTCGAGGCGTATACCAACTACACCAACACGAACGGTGTGTGGATCTCCGGGTTCTTCGGCTCCGGTAAGTCGCATCTGCTCAAGATGCTGGCCCATTTGCTCGGCAACGTGGATGGCCAGGAGTTTCCGCGTGCGCGTGTCTCGGAGAGCTTCAGGTCCAAGGCACACGGTTCGTTCCTACCGGCGCTCCTGGGCAAGGCCGACCGTATCTCGGCCAAGAGCCTGCTGTTCAACATTGACCAGAAGGCCACCCTGATCACGAAGGACCAGACCGACGCGCTGCTGAAGGTGTTCGTCAAGGTCTTCGACGAGAGCCGCGGCTACGCAAACCAGGGGCACGTCGCCCGGTTCGAGCGTGACCTGGACAACCGCGGCCAGTACGAGGCATTTAAGGCTGCTTATGCACGGATCGCGGGCCGCGACTGGACGCTGGGTCGCGAAGAAGGCGTGCTCGAAGAAGTCAACGTGGCCAATGCTTACGCCGAGGTCAGCGGCCAGGCCGAGGGCGCGCCGACGAACATCCTCACGAAGTACCGCAACGAGTACGCGGTCTCGATCGAGGATTTCGCCGACGAGATCAAGGTCTGGCTCGATAAGCAAGATGAGGGCTTCCGGCTGAACTTCTATGTCGACGAGGTCGGTCAGTTCATCGGGTCGAACACGCACCTGATGCTGAACCTCCAGACGATCGCTGAGTCGCTCAACACGAAGTGTCAGGGACGCGCGTGGGTGTTTGTCACCTCGCAGGAGGACATGGACAAGGTCGTCGGTGACCGCACCAAGCAGCAGGGCAACGACTTCTCCAAGATCCAGGCGCGGTTCGCAACCCGTGTCAAGCTGACCAGCGCCGACGTCGAAGAGGTCATCCGTAAGCGCCTGCTGGAGAAGAACGAGGCCAGCAAGCCAATCCTCAGCGCGATCTACGCTGCGGAGTCAGCGAATTTCAAGACGCTGTTCGACTTCGTCGACGGCGCGACGACCTACCGCAACTACACCGACGAGGCGCGCTTCGTCGACACCTACCCGTTCGTCAGCTACCAGTTCCCGCTTTTCCAGGCGGCAATCGCCGGGATCTCTGAGCACAACGTATTCGAAGGCCGCAACAGCTCGGTCGGCGAGCGCTCGATGCTCGGTGTCGTGCAGAAGGTTGCCAAGGATATCGGTGATGTCGAAGTGGGTGCCCTCGCCACGTTCGACCACATGTTCGCGGGCATCCGCGCATCGCTGAAGTCCGCTGCACAGCGTTTGATCGGTGTCGCCGAGCGCAACCTCGACAACGAACTTGCTGTACGGCTCCTCAAGGCGCTTTTCCTCGTCAAGTACGTCGAAGGCTTCCACGCCACCCCGCGCAACCTCACCGTTCTGGTTTACGACCGATTCGGCCTAGACCTGCCAGCTCTGTCCAAGCAGGTGCGGGAGGCGCTGATGCTGCTGGAGTCGCAGACGTACGTGCAGCGCAACGGCAACGTCTACGAGTACCTGACCAACGATGAGAAGCGCATCGAGGAGGAGATCAAGAATGTCGATATCGACGCCGCCGAGATCAGCGCACGTCTGTCGAAGATTCTGTCGGGCGATGTGATCCGAACCAACAAGTTGCGCTACGCCAAGAACGGCCAGGACTTTCCGTTCGGCTACAAGCTCGACGATCAGGTGCACGGGGCGCAGCGTGAACTGACGTTGCACTTCATCACTCCGGAGTACCCTTTCGGGCCCGACGAGATCCGCATGCACAGCGCGGGCAAGGACGAGCTGCGCGTCATCCTTGAGCCCGACGAGCGCGCACTCTCGGACTTGCGCCTGCTCATCAGGACCGAGAGGTACACGAAGCGCAAGCAGACGACCTCGCTCACACAGGTCGAGGATCAGATCTTGCGTTCCAAGGCGACGCAGAACGTTGAGCGCGAAAAGGAAGTCGTCGAGCGCATCCGCAGCGCCGTCGGTAAATCTGAACTCGTGATCAACGCCACGGACGTCTCTTCCAGCTCACAGGACGCGATCACGCGCGTGACCGATGGGTTCCAGGATCTCGTCAGCCGCACCTACACCCAACTCAGCCTGCTCGGTGGGACGACCTACAGCGAGCAACAGGTTGCCGTGTTCGCCAACCCCGATCAGTCCGTCCTGATCGACGACCCGTCGCTATCGAAGCTCGCAAATCCGGGCGAGGAGATCCTCTCGTATGCATTGCGGCGCGACCGGCTCGGCGAGCAGGTGACCGTCAAGGCGATCGTGGACGCGTTCCAGGCAAAGCCGTATGGCTGGGATCTGGCGTCGATCGAAGTGGTGATCGCTTGGCTGGCCGGAACCTCGAAGATTACCGTCACCGTCGACGGCAATGCCCTCAAACGCTCCGAAGTCCCTGCGGCGCTGCGTAACACGCAGAAGCACTCTCATGCCGTGGTTGCACCTCAGAGGTCTTTCGACGACCGCAAAGTCACAGCGTTCCGCAAGTTCTGCATGGATTTCTTCGACGAGGCGGCTGCACCCAAGGATCCGCTGGAACTTGTCCGGCATGGTAGCGACAAACTGCGTGGCAAGCTCGACGAACTCAAGGCGTGGGTCACCGGGTCGAAGTATCCGTTCGTCGCACAGTTGGCGGCGCCGATCGGGTTGCTAGAGCAGATCGTTGGAAAGCCGGACGAGTGGTACCTGACCGAGTTCGGTCTTGGCGACGATCTGCTCGATACCAAGGAGTCCTTGATCGACCCCATTCAGTCGTTCCTCAACGGCGGCCAGCGCATCATTTACGACGAAGCCGTTGCACTGCTCGATGCGAACGTGAACAACCTCAACTACCTGCCCACGGACAGCGACGCTGTTGTGAAACGAATACTGAGGGACCCCAACGCGTTTCGCGGTAACCGCATGACCCAGCTTAAACAGGCTGTCGACACACTGGGCAAGCAGGTCGACGAAACCCTCTCATCCCGTCGAGCCGCAGTGATCGAGGCGATCGAGGGCCGCAAGACCGAGATGGTCGGCAGCACCTACTTCGAGAATGCTACCGACGATGTTCAGAAACAGGTCGTCCGAACGATCGACCTGATCATTGCCCGCGTCGGTAGCGAGACGCAGATCGCGCATGTCCGCGAACAGGGCAATGGCTTCGAGGAGACGGACTACCCCAAGCTGATCGACCAGCTCGTATCGTCGGCGCGACCCACGGATGCCGACGAGGCAACGCCCTCACCGGTCACACAAACCGTTTCGGTGAAGACGATATCGGCGCCAGGCGTGCACGGTCTGCTCGAGACCAGCGAAGACATCGACCGTTACCTTGACGCGCTGCGTGTCGCGCTGGTGGCCACCATCAACGGCGGAAAGCGAATTGCCCTCTGATGGAAACCGGCCCACTGAAAAGCTTCGCCACCTGGGCGCGTACGGCGCTGATCCGCGAGGTAACTGCCCGCATCGCCGTTGTGCTCGCCCCGGCGTCACCAGAGCGTGTCGAGTGGCCGAGTACGGTTACGGCGCTCCAAGACGCCGTCAAAGATGCAGGCGGCGGCGACGTGGGCCGTAACACGGTGGCGGACAAGGTGGCCTACACCTGGTTCAATCGTATCGTCGCCCTGCGGTTCATGGATGCCAAGGGCTATACCGGGATCGGTGTGGTCTCTCCCGAGCATGGTCGCGAGGTTGGCCAGCCGGAGATCCTTGCAGAGGCCAAGCGTGGAAACATCGACACCACGGTTGTGACCGACAGGCGCACCGTGGAGACCGTGACAAGTCTGCTCAACGGTACGCGCCGCAGCAACGACCCGCAGAGCGAGGCGTACGCGCTACTACTCGGTGCGTACTGCCGCCACTGGAATAGCGCAATGCCGTTCATGTTCGAGAGCGAGGGCGGGTATAGCGGGCTGTTAATGCCTGCGAACCTGCTCGCTGACGACTCGGTAATGGCCCACGCCGTGAGCGTGCTCACCACTGAGGTCTGCAAGGATGTAGAGGTTATCGGCTGGCTGTACCAGTTCTACATATCTGAGCGGAAAGACGAGATCTTCGCCGGGTTCAAGAGGAACAATAAGGCTGGCGCCGCCGAGATCCCCGCAGCGACCCAACTCTTTACACCGCATTGGATCGTTCGCTACCTCGTCGAGAACTCCCTCGGACGTCTGTGGATGCTTAATCGGCCTGACTCACGCTTAGCAGAGCAGATGGAGTACTACGTTGCCCCGGTCGCGGAGGAGGCTGACTACCTCAAGATTGCCCGCCCCGAGGAGCTGAAGGTCATCGACCCTGCATGCGGCTCGGGTCACATGCTCACATATGCATTCGACCTGCTCTATGCAATTTACGAGGAAGAGGGACACGCCCCGCCGGACATTCCCGGCCTGATCCTCTCGAACAACCTGTTCGGTACAGAGATTGACCCCCGTGCCGGGGGGCTCGCGGCCTTCGTGCTCATGATGAAAGCACGTGCTCGTCAGCGCACGTTCTTCAACAAACAAATCGAGCCCAATATCTGCGTGCTCGAACCGATCTCGTTCACACCGAGCGAGCTGGAGATTCTCGTCACGCGCGGCGGCAACGGCGCGCGTGAGGAGGCATTTTGGAACCAGTTCAGGCAGGCCGACACATTCGGCTCGCTCATTCGTCCGGACGAGGATCTGATCGCGATGCTCAAGCGCCACGCGGATGCGGAGCTAACAGACAACGGCGACCTCCTCAGAAACGATTTGAGCGCTCGTGCGCGGAAATTGGTTCTCCAATCGGAGTTTCTATCCTCTCGTTACCATATTGTGGTCGCAAACCCTCCGTACATGGGATCGGGAAATATGGGACCCGAGCTGGCGGTGCGGGCACGAAGAGAATGGCCGTCGAGCAAGGCGGACCTCTTCGCTATGTTTATCGAGCGCTCTCTGTGTGCTGTGGAAGACCATGGCTATGTGGCTATGATTGCAATGCAGAGCTGGATGTTTCTGTCGACTTTCGAGGAGTTCCGTGAGCGTCTCCTCAGGTCGTCAGCGATTCTGTCAATGGCTCACCTTGGGCCTGGGGCATTCGACACTATCGGGGGTGAGGTCGTTGCGACGACCGCCTTCGTCCTCAAGCGCGATACGGACTCAACCGTCGTGGGTGTTTACTTCCGTCTCGTCGATGTTCCTGCGGCGAGAAAGACCAGTCATTTCCACGAAGCCTTGCATTCTCATGAGCCCGGCATAACTCGCTTCGAGGTCTTGCCATCCGAATTCGGCTCAGTCCCTGGATCGCCAATCGCATACTGGTTATCATCGGCCACTAGAAAGGCATTCGAAGGTGCGATATTTCTTGGAGAGATAGCCAGCATCCGAGAGGGGATCAATACAGGAAATAATGCTCTCTTCCTCCGTCGGTGGTGGGAGGTAAGTCGAAGTGACATCTCGTTCAACCGAACCACGAACTCCGAGCCGTCGGAGCGATGGGTGCCGCACAAGAAGGGAGGTGGCTTCAGGCGCTGGGCGGGCAACGAAGAGTACGTGCTCGACTGGGGCAGCCAGGGCGCCAGTATTCACGCGTACCACAGAGTGCCACTGTCGACGAACGGTGCGCCCATGCGGGGAAAGGCGCACTTTTTTCAGCCTTCACTCTCGTGGAGCCGGATCAGCACTTCAGACTTCTCGATCCGGGAGTACCCGGCTGGGTTCTCGTATGACTCCACGGCTCCCTCGATCTTCACTACCGAGCGGCGTCTTGAGATGCTACTCGGGCTTCTGAATAGTGTCGTGGTCGGCCATCTGCTGCACGCGATGAGCCCGACATTGGACTATCGGATCACCGCACTGAGCAGAGTTCCGTTGCCTACCCGCTGGGAAGAGATCGACCTATCGAGTGTTCGTCGCCTGGAGGAACTGGCGCGTTCGGATTGGAACGACTCCGAGACGTCGTGGCACTTCATGCGCTCGCCGTGGATTCCGGAAGATCGGCAGCCGACACGCGTTTCTGCCCTCTGGGATCGAGTGCTGCACGCAAGGCGAGAACTAACTGCAGAAGTGCGATCTCTTGAGCAGGAGAACAATCGAGCTTTCCTGGATGCGTACAGCCTCCTCGATGAGCTTGACGCGACGGTTCCGGAAAGACGGGTCGCTCTTGGTGCGAACGCCAGGTGGCGCTTTCCCGGTGTACAGGACGCAAAAGCCACGCGGAAGTTGGTGGTCGCGGACGCGGCGCGCGACCTGTGTTCCTATGCGGTGGCGTGTATGTTCGGCCGCTATAGCATTGACGAGCCCGGATTGATTCTCACGAATATGGCGGAGGAGAACTACCTATTCCAAGCGTCGGGTGCGGCGTTCATGGTTGACCAGGACAATGTCATCCCGATTGTCGATGGTGAGTGGTTCGAGCACGACATCGTGGCGCAATTCCGGCAGTTCCTGCGGGTGGCGTTCGGGGAGCAGCACTTCGAGGAGAACCTGCGGTTTGTCACCGAGTCGCTCGGTGTGAAAGACCTGCGTGACTACTTCGTGAAGTCGTTCTACAAGGACCACTGGCAGCGGTACAAGAAGCGTCCGATCTACTGGCTGTTCTCCAGTCCGAACGGTTCGTTCAATGCGCTGATCTACATGCACCGCTACACACCGTCCACCGTGTCGACGGTTCTGAACGAGTACCTGCGCGAGTACATGGCGAAGTTGGAAGCCAGCCGCCAGCATCATGAGCGCCTCGCTGACGGAACAGGCACGCCACGGCAGAAAGCTGCCGCGCAGAAGGAGGTGGACCGTCTACGGAAGGTCCTGCTCGAACTCGATCAGTACGAACACGACGTGCTGTATCCGCTTGCGACCCAGCGGGTTCAGATCGACCTCGATGACGGCGTGAAGATTAACTACCCGAAATTCGGTGCAGCACTTAAGAAGATCCCCGGCCTGGAGGCAAGCGATGAGTGAGGCATCTGCCATCCGGCCGCATCTGGAGCGTCTCTTCGAGACACAACGTGTGGTGTTCTGGCATGACCCCAAGGGCGAGTACGATACCGAGTTGGATTCGCTCGGCCTGGTTGGCGTCGTAACCGTGCGTATCGCCAACGACGAGTACGCGGTGAAGAACCGCCTCCTGCATATGGAGCCGACTGCGAAGTTCCTCGTCTACCGTGCGGGTGCCGTGCCGACGGGGATCGGCAACTGGTTGCTCGACCTGGAGCTTGCATACGGGGTGTTCACCGCCGACCGGATCTCACTGTTGCAGCAGGAGCTCGGGCTTACCGCCGATGGCATCGGCGAGATCGTGCAGGCTTCCGAGAAGTTCTTCGGGACCAGCAAATGGGCGCAGAGTCTCAGGGCGATTCTCGACGCTGACGATGACGCGACGTTGTTGCAGGCCAAGATGTCGGCTGTGCTGCTCGGTCAGCGTGAGCACACTCTGCTGGAGATAACCCGTACTCTGCTTACCGAGAACGCTGACGGCGCGGACACCAAGTATCGCGCTCTCGCCGAGTACAGCCTCGACGACTTCTACTGGCATGGCGTGGCCGAGATCTATGGCTACAAGTCGCCGAGCCCGAGCATCGATGACTTTGTATTGTGGGTGTTCAAGCAGGCGATTGCAGAGTTCACCTCCGAGCGTCCTGGCGGGCTCCGCAACATCCAGCTCGACTTCGGGAGCCTCCGTTATGACGTCCGGAGTCAAAAGGCACTGGCAACGCTTGCGAAGCGTTCAGCACGCGACTTGAACATCGCGAGCACGATCGAAGACACACCATTGCGCGACTTGGTCGGCAACGACCTGTTCGAGGAAGTCGACCAGAAGATCATCAGCGACCTCGCGCGTGCAGTCGCCGACCGTACAGCCACCGCACGCGAGGTTGCCGAGATCATTCGCAGCCGCCAGAGCAGCATCTGGATCGACGGGTACCGCAAGCTGTACGCCGCGGTCGGCAGCGCCTCGGAGCTGCTGGCCGCGCTCAACGCGCTCAGCCTGACGATGCAGTCATTCGACGAGGGCCTGGAGAGATACCGTGCCGAGTGGTTCCGCATCGACCAGCTCTACCGTCAGTTCACCTACGCCGCCCGGACAGCCGAACACTCCGGTCCCCTGGAGGTGCTGCGGTCGCAGGTGGAGTCGTTCTATACGAATAGGTTCGTATATAAGCTCGGTGCGGAATGGCAGCAGCAGGTCGACGCCATGGAGCGATGGTATTCCGCCGCCCTCTATTCACAGACATCATTCTTTGCCAACTACGTCAAACCGATCACCCGCGACGGCCGCCGCAAGGCAATTGTCATCGTCTCCGACGCACTCAGGTATGAAGTCGCCGACGAACTCGGGTCACGCATCCGACAAGAAGATCGATTCGACGCCACCCTCGATGCCATGCTCGGTGTACTGCCGAGCTACACCCAGCTCGGGATGGCTGCGTTGTTGCCACACAGCACGATCGGACATTCGACGGACGGTGATCCTGTCGTCGTCGACGGTCTGCGCTCGGATGGCACGCAGAACCGAAGCAAAATCCTGAGCGGTGTGGCGGGGCGAGCGATCCAGGCCGAGGATGTCTTCTCGTTGACCCGGGACGAACTACGCGAGCTGTACCAGCAGAACCAAGTCCTATACGTCTACCACAACCGCATCGATACGACGGGTGAGAAGGGAGGCACTGAACGCCAGGTCTTCGAAGCAGCCGAGGACACGCTTCGAGAGCTAGTAGACCTGGTCAAACGCCTGACGAACGCAAACGCGACGAATCTTTTCATCACCGCCGACCACGGCTTCCTGTTCCAAGACACGGCCTTGGCGGATGCGTTCTACCTGTCGACGCTCCCTCAGGGCGACGACATCAAGGTCACCGATCGCCGCTATGTCCTCGGACGTGGACTGAAAGACGACCCGGCGTTCAAGACCTTCACCGCGTCCCAGGTCGGGCTCGACAGCGACCTGGACGTGCAGATCCCGAAATCTATACATCGCTTGCGGCTCTCGGGAGGGGGATCACGCTTCGTCCACGGCGGTGCCTCTCTGCAAGAAGTGGTTGTTCCTGTTCTGGCTATCAACAAGAAGCGCAAGAGCGACACCCGCCCGGTTAACATCGAGATTTTGCCCGAGTCGGACAAGATCACCACCGGTCAGTTGGTCGTCAAACTGTTCCAGGCTGAGTCAGTCACCGACAAAATCCAGCCCCGAACGCTACGCGCGGGCTTGTACGTGGACGAGACCCTGATCTCGAACCACTCCATGCTGGTGTTCAACCAGGAATCGACCGACAAGCGCGACCGCTACCAGACGGTGGTCATGCTGCTCAGTCAGGACGCGAACGACTACAACAACCGTATGGCCGAGTTCCGGTTAGAGGAGCGGATCCCCAACACGAACCAGTGGCGGAGGCTGCCGGCCAAGGCGATGTACATGCTCAAGCGATCTTTCACCTCGGACTTCGACTTCTAGGACGGTGCAGCGATGAGTGACCTGAGTGAGATCAGCCCGGAGGCGTTCGGAGAGCCCGAGGCCGAAGAGTCGGCTGACACCCCACCGCCCCAGAGCGAGCTGGACCGCAAGATCAACCGGCTCTTCCCCGGAGTGGTCGTGCGCAAAGACCTGGTCAAGGCTGTCAAGGGCAACGCCATCGTGCCGTCCTACGTGCTGGAGTACCTGCTCGGGCAGTACGCCGCATCCGACGACGAGGCCACCATCCAGGCGGGTATCGACACAGTTCGCAAGATCCTTGCCGACCACTACGTGCATCGCAACGAGTCCGAGCTGGTGAAGTCGACCATCCGCGAGCGCGGTCGGCACCGCGTTATCGACAAGGTCACGGCCACCCTCAACGAGAAGGACGATGTCTACCAGGCCGAGTTCGCGAACCTCGGTATAAAGGGCGTCCTGGTTGAGCCTGCGATAATCAAGGCACATCCCAAGCTGCTTGTCGGCGGGGTCTGGTGCATCTGCGACATCGAGTACTTCCACAGCGAGGACTCCCGAGTGGTGCCGTGGATCCTCGGGTCGATCAAGCCCATCCAGCTGTCGAGCTTCGACGTCGGGGACTACCTCGCTGCACGGCGCGAGTTCACCACCGATGAGTGGATCGATCTGCTCGTGCAATCCATCGGCTTCAACCCAGAGCTGTTGGGTAGGCGCGCCAAGCTCATCCAAGTCGTGCGGCTGATTCCCTTCGTCGAGCGGAACTACAACCTTATTGAGCTCGGCCCGAAGGGCACCGGCAAGTCTCACATCTTCTCGGAGTTTTCGCCTCACGGCATGCTCATCTCCGGCGGGGAGGTTTCCGTCCCCAAGTTGTTCGTCAACAACGCCAACAGTCGCCTCGGCCTTGTCGGCTACTGGGATGTCGTTGCCTTCGACGAGTTCGCGGGCAAGAAGAAGCGCGCCGACAAGGCGCTCGTCGACATCATGAAGAACTACATGGCGAACAAGTCGTTCTCACGTGGCGTTGAGACGCTAGGCGCAGAGGCGTCAATGGTGTTCGTCGGCAACACCTCACACACCGTGCCGTACATGCTCAAGCACTCCGACTTGTTCGACGAGCTGCCTGAGAGCTACCACGACTCCGCCTATCTCGACCGCCTCCACCACTACATCCCGGGTTGGGAGGTCGACACGATTCGCGGCGAGATGTTCTCCGACGGCTACGGCTTTGTCGTCGATTACATCGCGGAAGTACTGAGGTCGATGCGGTCGCAGGACTACTACGACCGCTACCAGCAGTACTTCACGCTGTCGTCAGATATCTCGACCCGTGACCGCGACGGCATCCATAAGACCTTTTCTGGACTCATGAAACTGCTGTACCCGCACGGGGAGGCGAGCGCCGACGAGATAGAGGAGATCCTGCGGTTCGCGATCGAGGGCCGCAAGCGTGTCAAGGATCAGATCCTGCGCATCGACTCGACGATGGCCGACGTCAAGTTTGGCTACTCCGATAAGAGTGGCGCTTGGAGGCCAGTTTCCACACTTGAGGAAGACGAGTACCCGACCTACTACCACCGTGAGCGCCACCAAGGCGGCGTAGCGTCGGCCGAAAGCAGCGAATCCACAACGGCTTCCGTTACCGACGCACCGGTCGAGCCCGAACTGTCACTGTTCGAGGGACACCGCGAGTTCCAGGAGAACCAGCGTGGTGTCACGTACGCCACTCTGCTCATCCCGCACTTGCAGGGTGCCGGTGCGATCACCATCACGGACCCGTACATTCGCCAGTTCCATCAGGCACGCAATCTCATGGAACTCATCGCAGCGATCGCGTCGACCAAAGACGCTGCCGACGAGGTGAATGTCAAACTCATCACCTCCGAAAACACCCAGGGCGAGGACCAGCTGCGCAAGCAGCTCGAACTTCTCGTCAAGGTGAAGAACGCGGCAGCGGCCGCAGGCATCATTTTCGAGGCCGCCTTCGATAGCACGATCCATGATCGCTCGATCATCACCGACACCGGCTGGAAGATCGTGCTAGGCCGTGGCCTCGACATCTTTCAGCACGTCACCGGCGACGCGTTCGACCTCCCCACCCGGCTCCAGGAGTACCGTCAGGTTAGGCGGTTCGGAGTCACCTACATCCGCGAGCGCGAGTGAAGCATTCGCCTCACGTTGGACCCTGCCGGGTGTCTCGTCGTCCAGAGGGAGATGGCCGAAGTCAGGCTGACACCGGTCATGTTCGACCCTATCGATCGTTGAGGTCGCCCGCGGCGATCCGGTCCCCTCCGGATCGAGTTCTTGCTTCCCCCTCTCGGGGATGTCGACGGTGGCATCGCCGAACTGCGCTCGGTGCTCGACGAGGTGGTCGCCGCCAACGGCGATGGCTGCGAAACCGCGTTGTTCCTGAGGTATGACCTCGGTGAAGTGCTCGCCAGCACGGGGCAGGTCCCTCTCCGACGCGCGCACTGTGTTGAACGCGTTGTACGAGGATCTGTGCGTAGTCAACGGGCAAACAGATGATCACGATTCAGGTAGTCGAACTCCTGCGGGCGTTGCCAGCGGTCTGAACCGGCCGCGCCCTCGCTTCATGCATATCCCCGCTTGCTAGTCATCGGTCTTGATGAGACTGGATTCTTCGCGCGCAACCGGCACCAATCAGGCTCCAGGTACCCGATGGTCGTCTGCGGACTTCCGTCATCGTGCGGCACCTGTGCCATAGAGCCGACATGCGATCCCGGCCGGTCCGAAGTCCCCGTGATTACGCGGGTGGAGGCGTACGGCGAGGGGCGCTTCTGCC is part of the Nocardia sp. NBC_00565 genome and encodes:
- the brxL gene encoding BREX system Lon protease-like protein BrxL, which produces MSDLSEISPEAFGEPEAEESADTPPPQSELDRKINRLFPGVVVRKDLVKAVKGNAIVPSYVLEYLLGQYAASDDEATIQAGIDTVRKILADHYVHRNESELVKSTIRERGRHRVIDKVTATLNEKDDVYQAEFANLGIKGVLVEPAIIKAHPKLLVGGVWCICDIEYFHSEDSRVVPWILGSIKPIQLSSFDVGDYLAARREFTTDEWIDLLVQSIGFNPELLGRRAKLIQVVRLIPFVERNYNLIELGPKGTGKSHIFSEFSPHGMLISGGEVSVPKLFVNNANSRLGLVGYWDVVAFDEFAGKKKRADKALVDIMKNYMANKSFSRGVETLGAEASMVFVGNTSHTVPYMLKHSDLFDELPESYHDSAYLDRLHHYIPGWEVDTIRGEMFSDGYGFVVDYIAEVLRSMRSQDYYDRYQQYFTLSSDISTRDRDGIHKTFSGLMKLLYPHGEASADEIEEILRFAIEGRKRVKDQILRIDSTMADVKFGYSDKSGAWRPVSTLEEDEYPTYYHRERHQGGVASAESSESTTASVTDAPVEPELSLFEGHREFQENQRGVTYATLLIPHLQGAGAITITDPYIRQFHQARNLMELIAAIASTKDAADEVNVKLITSENTQGEDQLRKQLELLVKVKNAAAAAGIIFEAAFDSTIHDRSIITDTGWKIVLGRGLDIFQHVTGDAFDLPTRLQEYRQVRRFGVTYIRERE